In a single window of the Candidatus Melainabacteria bacterium genome:
- a CDS encoding NAD-dependent malic enzyme gives MTTTKTPPGKDSTENSTVNKLGKPSASYSVTLRLKIKNLPGMLGKITSRIGEVGGDIGAIDIAGFEKDHIIRDVTVNVRDERHGEELVKQIESIGDVQVVNVSDRTFLMHLGGKIRITNKVPLTTRDDLSMAYTPGVARVCMAIHDEPENVYKLTIKRNTVAVVSDGTAVLGLGDIGPAGALPVMEGKAMLFKEFGKLDAFPICLDTKDTEEIIKAVKYIAPVFGGINLEDISAPRCFEIEERLKKELDIPVFHDDQHGTAVVVLAALINALKIVNKKMEDLKVIVTGVGAAGVACSKILMHAGVKNIIGFDRTGAIYKGRKDMNFMKQWFAEHTNPTNFQGSVKDALEGADLFMGLSGPGPIEAIDLKKMARDPIVFAMANPTPEVMPEDAAPYVRIMATGRSDYPNQINNVLCFPGIFRGALDCHATDINEEMKLAAAHAIASVISDSELNEDYIIPGVFNPKVVELVAQAVVKAAEKTGVARKYKKTRIPDDIGYE, from the coding sequence ATGACTACAACTAAAACCCCACCTGGCAAGGATTCTACGGAGAACTCAACAGTGAATAAGCTCGGTAAACCAAGCGCGAGCTACAGCGTTACACTGCGCTTGAAAATCAAAAATCTTCCGGGGATGTTAGGCAAAATCACGTCAAGAATTGGTGAAGTAGGCGGTGACATTGGAGCAATCGATATCGCCGGCTTCGAGAAGGACCACATCATCAGAGACGTCACAGTCAACGTTCGTGATGAGCGGCACGGTGAAGAATTGGTCAAGCAGATCGAAAGCATCGGCGACGTTCAGGTTGTAAACGTCTCCGACCGCACTTTTCTCATGCACCTGGGCGGAAAAATTCGCATTACAAACAAAGTGCCTCTGACCACTCGCGATGATCTATCCATGGCATATACGCCCGGAGTAGCCAGGGTCTGCATGGCCATCCACGATGAGCCTGAGAACGTATACAAGCTGACAATCAAACGCAACACAGTAGCTGTGGTGTCAGACGGCACTGCAGTTCTAGGTCTGGGTGACATCGGACCTGCCGGTGCCCTGCCCGTGATGGAAGGCAAAGCCATGTTGTTCAAAGAGTTCGGCAAGCTCGATGCATTTCCAATTTGCCTGGACACTAAGGACACAGAAGAAATTATCAAAGCAGTGAAATACATTGCCCCCGTATTTGGTGGCATCAACCTGGAAGATATTTCCGCACCGCGCTGTTTCGAAATTGAAGAGCGCCTGAAAAAAGAGCTGGATATTCCAGTTTTCCACGACGATCAGCATGGAACTGCAGTCGTAGTGCTGGCCGCTCTGATTAACGCGCTCAAGATCGTCAACAAAAAAATGGAAGATCTGAAGGTCATCGTTACAGGCGTAGGCGCAGCCGGTGTCGCCTGCTCGAAGATCCTCATGCACGCGGGAGTCAAAAACATCATTGGTTTTGACCGCACTGGCGCCATCTACAAAGGGCGCAAAGACATGAATTTCATGAAGCAATGGTTTGCCGAGCATACCAACCCGACAAACTTTCAGGGTTCGGTCAAAGATGCTCTAGAAGGCGCTGACCTGTTCATGGGACTTTCCGGTCCGGGACCAATCGAAGCCATCGATCTGAAGAAGATGGCTCGCGACCCGATCGTTTTTGCCATGGCTAACCCCACGCCTGAAGTGATGCCTGAAGATGCAGCGCCGTACGTGCGCATCATGGCTACAGGGCGTTCGGATTATCCAAACCAGATAAACAACGTCCTTTGCTTCCCCGGTATCTTTAGAGGCGCGCTCGATTGCCATGCCACCGACATCAACGAAGAGATGAAGCTGGCTGCAGCTCATGCAATTGCTTCTGTAATCTCTGACAGTGAGCTGAACGAAGATTACATTATTCCTGGCGTTTTCAATCCAAAGGTCGTCGAACTTGTCGCACAAGCGGTAGTGAAAGCTGCCGAAAAAACCGGCGTGGCAAGAAAATATAAAAAGACTCGTATTCCTGACGATATTGGGTATGAATAA